The following coding sequences are from one Carassius auratus strain Wakin chromosome 15, ASM336829v1, whole genome shotgun sequence window:
- the atf5b gene encoding uncharacterized protein atf5b isoform X1 codes for MAYNWMTKTFDAYPNSTSTESSPGSSIPPSPLEHDVQMPSDLEVMTTLLKEELAQLEDYYLYESAPMKLEKWQKSDKSLQAMATQSYYQLPCASYNVNQSETNPRLVSLATGDLDLRGFCGGSMSRPKMSRPGPYSYIRTHCNSQRISTNGCKDVEVFEKETWTFKGTHSGYAELAFDQCSVDKSFGKSHASAKKVRECAILLKEEEKSCFTEDVLYRAEMMRSYDLGGTLEPHHRREGQSHGMKMLGHDGIAMPILQCAESESCPPYKQSEVAECYFHQITANLEPYNGFMNEIDQPIRTGAVDIQNNDYLHHECLGDQSFECLSGDSVGSSLELPLQKPLQRSRESQCVFKPDVKVGSLERNHGERKQKKRDQNKSAAHRYRQRKRVEQDCLEEELHGLEGRNRELRDKAESVEREIQYVKDLLIEVYKARSQRLKEDSSA; via the exons ATGGCGTACA ATTGGATGACAAAAACTTTTGACGCTTACCCAAATTCAACTTCCACGGAATCCTCTCCTGGTTCCTCTATCCCACCTTCACCTCTGGAGCATGATGTCCAAATGCCCTCCGACTTGGAGGTTATGACCACTCTTCTTAAAGAAGAACTGGCTCAACTGGAGGATTATTACCTGTATGAATCGGCACCTATGAAATTGGAGAAATGGCAAAAAAGTGACAAAAGCTTGCAAGCTATGGCTACGCAGTCATACTATCAGTTACCCTGCGCTTCGTACAATGTAAATCAATCTGAAACAAATCCCAGGCTGGTTTCCCTAGCAACTGGAGATCTCGACCTGAGAGGCTTCTGTGGGGGCTCCATGAGCCGACCGAAAATGTCTCGACCCGGCCCCTACAGCTACATTCGGACACACTGCAACAGCCAAAGAATATCAACGAATGGATGTAAGGATGTCGAAGTGTTTGAGAAGGAAACGTGGACTTTCAAAGGGACTCATTCAGGTTACGCAGAGCTGGCTTTTGACCAGTGCTCTGTCGACAAATCCTTCGGAAAGAGCCACGCGAGTGCAAAGAAGGTTCGAGAATGTGCCATACTGTtgaaggaagaagaaaaaagttgctTTACGGAAGACGTGCTTTACCGAGCAGAGATGATGAGAAGTTATGATCTCGGCGGGACACTGGAGCCCCACCACAGACGGGAGGGCCAGAGCCATGGGATGAAGATGCTCGGCCACGACGGGATTGCCATGCCCATTTTGCAGTGTGCCGAGAGCGAGAGCTGTCCGCCGTATAAACAGTCCGAAGTAGCCGAGTGCTACTTTCATCAGATCACTGCCAATTTAGAGCCATATAATGGCTTCATGAATGAAatcgatcagccaatcagaactggGGCTGTTGATATCCAGAATAATGACTACTTGCACCACGAATGCCTTGGGGATCAAAGCTTTGAATGTCTGTCCGGAGACAGTGTTGGGTCCTCTTTGGAGTTGCCCCTCCAGAAACCACTACAAAGGTCACGGGAAAGTCAGTGTGTATTTAAGCCAGATGTTAAAGTAGGTTCCTTGGAGAGAAACCATGGAGAACGCAAGCAGAAGAAGAGGGATCAGAACAAGTCTGCTGCCCACAG GTACCGTCAGCGTAAGAGGGTGGAGCAGGACTGTTTGGAGGAGGAGCTTCATGGTTTGGAAGGGCGGAACAGAGAACTTCGGGACAAAGCAGAATCTGTAGAGAGAGAGATTCAGTATGTGAAAGATCTCCTGATTGAAGTCTACAAGGCTCGCAGTCAGCGCTTAAAAGAGGATTCCAGTGCCTAA
- the atf5b gene encoding uncharacterized protein atf5b isoform X2, producing MTKTFDAYPNSTSTESSPGSSIPPSPLEHDVQMPSDLEVMTTLLKEELAQLEDYYLYESAPMKLEKWQKSDKSLQAMATQSYYQLPCASYNVNQSETNPRLVSLATGDLDLRGFCGGSMSRPKMSRPGPYSYIRTHCNSQRISTNGCKDVEVFEKETWTFKGTHSGYAELAFDQCSVDKSFGKSHASAKKVRECAILLKEEEKSCFTEDVLYRAEMMRSYDLGGTLEPHHRREGQSHGMKMLGHDGIAMPILQCAESESCPPYKQSEVAECYFHQITANLEPYNGFMNEIDQPIRTGAVDIQNNDYLHHECLGDQSFECLSGDSVGSSLELPLQKPLQRSRESQCVFKPDVKVGSLERNHGERKQKKRDQNKSAAHRYRQRKRVEQDCLEEELHGLEGRNRELRDKAESVEREIQYVKDLLIEVYKARSQRLKEDSSA from the exons ATGACAAAAACTTTTGACGCTTACCCAAATTCAACTTCCACGGAATCCTCTCCTGGTTCCTCTATCCCACCTTCACCTCTGGAGCATGATGTCCAAATGCCCTCCGACTTGGAGGTTATGACCACTCTTCTTAAAGAAGAACTGGCTCAACTGGAGGATTATTACCTGTATGAATCGGCACCTATGAAATTGGAGAAATGGCAAAAAAGTGACAAAAGCTTGCAAGCTATGGCTACGCAGTCATACTATCAGTTACCCTGCGCTTCGTACAATGTAAATCAATCTGAAACAAATCCCAGGCTGGTTTCCCTAGCAACTGGAGATCTCGACCTGAGAGGCTTCTGTGGGGGCTCCATGAGCCGACCGAAAATGTCTCGACCCGGCCCCTACAGCTACATTCGGACACACTGCAACAGCCAAAGAATATCAACGAATGGATGTAAGGATGTCGAAGTGTTTGAGAAGGAAACGTGGACTTTCAAAGGGACTCATTCAGGTTACGCAGAGCTGGCTTTTGACCAGTGCTCTGTCGACAAATCCTTCGGAAAGAGCCACGCGAGTGCAAAGAAGGTTCGAGAATGTGCCATACTGTtgaaggaagaagaaaaaagttgctTTACGGAAGACGTGCTTTACCGAGCAGAGATGATGAGAAGTTATGATCTCGGCGGGACACTGGAGCCCCACCACAGACGGGAGGGCCAGAGCCATGGGATGAAGATGCTCGGCCACGACGGGATTGCCATGCCCATTTTGCAGTGTGCCGAGAGCGAGAGCTGTCCGCCGTATAAACAGTCCGAAGTAGCCGAGTGCTACTTTCATCAGATCACTGCCAATTTAGAGCCATATAATGGCTTCATGAATGAAatcgatcagccaatcagaactggGGCTGTTGATATCCAGAATAATGACTACTTGCACCACGAATGCCTTGGGGATCAAAGCTTTGAATGTCTGTCCGGAGACAGTGTTGGGTCCTCTTTGGAGTTGCCCCTCCAGAAACCACTACAAAGGTCACGGGAAAGTCAGTGTGTATTTAAGCCAGATGTTAAAGTAGGTTCCTTGGAGAGAAACCATGGAGAACGCAAGCAGAAGAAGAGGGATCAGAACAAGTCTGCTGCCCACAG GTACCGTCAGCGTAAGAGGGTGGAGCAGGACTGTTTGGAGGAGGAGCTTCATGGTTTGGAAGGGCGGAACAGAGAACTTCGGGACAAAGCAGAATCTGTAGAGAGAGAGATTCAGTATGTGAAAGATCTCCTGATTGAAGTCTACAAGGCTCGCAGTCAGCGCTTAAAAGAGGATTCCAGTGCCTAA